A region from the Saccharomonospora azurea NA-128 genome encodes:
- a CDS encoding DNA-3-methyladenine glycosylase I, producing MSPELVGADGITRCAWGNTAADYAAYHDDEWGVPLRGDAELFERLSLEAFQSGLSWLTILRKREAFRRAFAGFDPDRVAAFSDDDVERLLSDAAIVRNRAKILATITNARAVATLDTPLGELLWSFAPGGTRPRPATMADVPATTPESVAMAKALKKRGFAFVGPTTCYALMQATGMVDDHVVGCFRAA from the coding sequence ATGAGCCCGGAGCTGGTGGGTGCCGACGGCATCACCCGCTGCGCGTGGGGCAACACCGCCGCCGACTACGCGGCCTACCACGACGACGAGTGGGGCGTGCCGCTGCGGGGCGACGCGGAGCTGTTCGAACGGCTGTCGCTGGAGGCGTTCCAGTCGGGGCTGTCGTGGTTGACGATCCTGAGGAAGCGGGAGGCCTTCCGCCGCGCCTTCGCCGGGTTCGATCCCGACCGGGTCGCGGCGTTCTCCGACGACGACGTCGAGCGACTGCTGTCCGACGCGGCCATCGTGCGCAACAGGGCGAAGATCCTCGCCACGATCACGAACGCCCGGGCCGTCGCCACGCTCGACACCCCGCTCGGCGAGCTGCTGTGGTCGTTCGCTCCCGGCGGCACGCGGCCGAGGCCGGCCACCATGGCCGACGTGCCCGCCACCACGCCGGAGTCGGTGGCGATGGCCAAGGCGCTGAAGAAGCGCGGCTTCGCCTTCGTCGGGCCGACCACCTGCTACGCCCTGATGCAGGCGACCGGCATGGTGGACGACCACGTGGTGGGCTGTTTCCGCGCGGCCTGA
- a CDS encoding SRPBCC family protein yields MSDLAVSVDVAAPAGTTWLALTDWERQREWIPGTTVRVVSGNGRSVGSRLEAFTGKGVFGVRDTMEITSWEPPVRCTVRHLGKVVKGTGTFHVQAKGATRCVFVWAEEFTAPFGPVGKLGWVLMKPAFVMALRRSMRTFAEFAESYEVGG; encoded by the coding sequence GTGAGTGACCTCGCCGTGTCGGTCGACGTCGCCGCGCCCGCGGGCACGACGTGGCTCGCGCTCACCGACTGGGAGCGGCAGCGCGAGTGGATTCCCGGCACCACGGTGCGGGTCGTGTCGGGCAACGGGCGCAGCGTCGGCTCGCGGCTCGAAGCGTTCACCGGGAAGGGCGTGTTCGGTGTCAGGGACACGATGGAGATCACCAGCTGGGAGCCGCCCGTGCGGTGCACCGTCCGGCACCTGGGCAAGGTCGTGAAGGGCACCGGTACCTTCCACGTCCAGGCCAAGGGCGCGACGCGGTGCGTGTTCGTGTGGGCCGAGGAGTTCACCGCGCCGTTCGGGCCGGTGGGGAAGCTGGGCTGGGTGCTGATGAAGCCGGCGTTCGTGATGGCGCTGCGGCGGTCGATGCGGACGTTCGCGGAGTTCGCGGAGAGCTACGAGGTGGGTGGATGA
- the tatB gene encoding Sec-independent protein translocase protein TatB, producing MFDNIGWGEILVLIVAGLFILGPERLPEAAAWLGRTVRKVRDFATGARQQLRDEVGTDLEEFRKPIEDLRNLRNFDPKHAVRQHLFDGDPDPLGLNNINGTGSATGNGAPQGTTPHQVEPLRPGEKPPVDPDAT from the coding sequence GTGTTCGACAACATTGGCTGGGGTGAAATCCTGGTGCTGATCGTCGCCGGCCTGTTCATCCTCGGGCCGGAGCGATTGCCGGAAGCCGCCGCGTGGCTCGGCCGAACCGTGCGGAAGGTCAGGGATTTCGCGACGGGCGCCCGACAGCAGCTGCGCGACGAGGTCGGTACCGACCTGGAGGAGTTCCGCAAGCCCATCGAGGACCTGCGGAACCTGCGCAACTTCGACCCGAAGCACGCCGTGCGCCAGCACCTCTTCGACGGCGACCCCGACCCGCTCGGGCTGAACAACATCAACGGCACCGGCTCCGCGACCGGCAACGGTGCGCCGCAGGGGACCACACCGCACCAGGTGGAGCCGCTCCGACCGGGGGAGAAGCCCCCGGTGGACCCGGACGCCACCTGA
- a CDS encoding DUF3117 domain-containing protein: MAAMKPRTGDGPLEVTKEGRGLVMRVPLEGGGRLVVELTAEEAKDLGAALQEATS, translated from the coding sequence ATGGCGGCCATGAAGCCCCGGACCGGAGATGGTCCCCTCGAAGTGACCAAGGAGGGGCGGGGCCTCGTGATGCGCGTACCGCTGGAGGGCGGTGGGCGTCTCGTCGTCGAACTGACGGCTGAGGAGGCCAAGGACCTCGGTGCAGCCCTTCAAGAGGCGACCAGCTGA
- a CDS encoding anti-sigma factor family protein yields MTVGKGWGMAESHLLPDAVVAFVDQELSLGAQERAAAHLAHCPRCSAEVAAQRSASAAVRQASTPTISAGFLASLREIPQTVDLPNTPDNLAVGADGQVMAVQRPDRVAGLREGLPPGALGTSAPLGTSPTVLGSGPRLFGGRGKRASQGAGVVVSGLVLGALALVATTGGDGSSVEADTESTGTPRTGVLPAAKMGTHQDSPATAYVTTAGDTTATSWSSSAPTSSPVPPVSSVSSTLPTSTVPASTESAVPTTSVVQGAEAAPTGAPR; encoded by the coding sequence ATGACGGTTGGCAAGGGATGGGGGATGGCCGAGTCTCATCTTCTTCCCGACGCCGTGGTGGCGTTCGTGGACCAGGAGCTGTCGCTCGGCGCCCAGGAGCGCGCTGCCGCGCACCTGGCCCACTGTCCCAGGTGCTCCGCCGAGGTGGCCGCACAGCGCTCCGCCAGTGCTGCGGTCCGTCAGGCGAGCACGCCCACCATCTCGGCCGGTTTCCTCGCGAGCCTGCGAGAGATACCGCAGACCGTCGATCTCCCGAACACGCCCGACAACCTCGCCGTGGGCGCCGACGGTCAGGTGATGGCCGTTCAGCGCCCCGACCGAGTCGCGGGCCTGCGGGAGGGGCTTCCGCCGGGTGCGCTCGGCACGTCGGCACCGCTCGGAACGTCCCCCACGGTGCTCGGCAGTGGTCCGCGGCTGTTCGGTGGCCGGGGCAAGCGCGCGAGCCAGGGAGCCGGGGTCGTGGTCTCGGGACTGGTCCTCGGTGCGCTCGCGCTCGTGGCGACCACGGGCGGCGACGGCAGCTCCGTCGAGGCGGACACGGAGTCCACGGGCACACCGCGCACGGGCGTGCTGCCCGCCGCGAAGATGGGCACCCATCAGGACAGCCCTGCCACCGCGTACGTCACCACCGCGGGAGACACCACGGCGACGTCGTGGTCCTCCAGCGCGCCGACCTCGTCTCCCGTGCCTCCCGTGTCCTCCGTGTCTTCCACGCTTCCGACGAGCACCGTTCCCGCGTCGACGGAGAGCGCCGTCCCGACCACGTCGGTCGTCCAGGGCGCCGAGGCCGCGCCGACGGGTGCCCCACGCTGA
- a CDS encoding enoyl-CoA hydratase-related protein has product MTAHESTETLGNAAANGAQDGAGGESEVLLTTDADGVRTLTFNRPKAYNSLTVELKERLLTALREAAEDDSVRAVVLTGAGKAFCAGQDLKEHVATLRSGTENPLATVAEHYNPIVTALVDLPKPVIAAVNGSAAGAGAALAYACDLRIASSSATFAMAFAGVGLGPDSGASWTLQRLVGAGRAVELMMLGRKVDSEEALRLGLVGEVVPDDELAARSHAVATRLAAGPTRAYAKIKSTVARAAECSLAEALAAEAAAQTELGGTADHREAVEAFVEKRRPQFTGK; this is encoded by the coding sequence GTGACCGCACACGAGAGCACGGAGACCCTCGGAAACGCCGCCGCGAACGGCGCTCAGGACGGCGCCGGAGGCGAGTCCGAGGTCTTGCTGACGACCGACGCCGACGGGGTACGCACGCTCACGTTCAACCGGCCGAAGGCGTACAACTCCCTGACCGTCGAGCTGAAGGAACGCCTGCTCACAGCCTTGCGGGAGGCGGCGGAGGACGACAGCGTGCGGGCGGTCGTGCTCACCGGTGCGGGCAAGGCGTTCTGCGCGGGGCAGGACCTGAAGGAGCACGTCGCGACGCTGAGGTCGGGGACCGAGAACCCGCTGGCGACGGTGGCCGAGCACTACAACCCGATCGTGACCGCGCTCGTGGATCTGCCGAAACCCGTGATCGCGGCGGTCAACGGTTCGGCGGCGGGCGCGGGGGCGGCCTTGGCCTACGCGTGTGACCTGCGGATCGCGAGCAGCTCCGCGACCTTCGCGATGGCGTTCGCGGGCGTGGGGCTGGGGCCGGACTCGGGCGCGTCGTGGACCCTGCAGCGCCTCGTCGGAGCGGGTCGGGCGGTCGAACTGATGATGCTCGGTCGCAAGGTCGACAGCGAAGAGGCGCTGCGGCTCGGGCTGGTCGGCGAAGTAGTGCCGGACGACGAACTGGCAGCCCGGTCCCACGCCGTCGCCACGCGGCTCGCCGCCGGCCCGACCAGGGCCTACGCGAAGATCAAGAGCACGGTGGCCCGCGCCGCGGAGTGTTCGCTGGCCGAGGCACTGGCCGCCGAGGCGGCGGCGCAGACCGAGCTGGGCGGCACCGCGGACCACCGCGAGGCGGTGGAGGCGTTCGTGGAGAAACGCCGCCCGCAGTTCACCGGAAAGTAG
- a CDS encoding leucyl aminopeptidase family protein: MARSPLPSVPSRLIDVEVADRAKRKAPEALVVTEGAVPDEVPVELAFTGKQGDVQLLPGADGPRWVVGVGKGDRRHFRAAGAAFVRAAHTYADVEADSGGRPPLTVQVRLPESAHAGDHAAFATGAVLGGYRYRMTESDEPIRVRTLRLLVPDGAAVDEYASEVEKACELASATALARDVANTPSNVKSPDWLARTAERVADVPGLSVTVRDETWLEKRRFGGILAVGGGSANPPRLVELSYRPRGATAHVLLVGKGITFDTGGLSLKPAAGMHLMRTDMSGGGAVIAAMRSIAALKPGVRVTGLVPAAENHVSGSSYRPGDVVRHYGGRTTQVENTDAEGRMVLADALAYGIETHRPDVVIDVATLTGAMKVALGLRTGGLFATEDTLAERLRAAGDEVGEQWWRMPLSEEHAEAVRADIADVRQCPPGPGGITAALFLREFTDGLPWAHLDIAGPARAEGAYDEVVAGGTGFGARTLVEFVTSYGR; encoded by the coding sequence ATGGCGCGTTCGCCGCTTCCGTCAGTCCCTTCGCGGTTGATCGACGTGGAGGTGGCCGACCGCGCGAAGCGTAAAGCCCCCGAGGCGTTGGTCGTCACGGAGGGTGCGGTGCCCGACGAGGTGCCCGTCGAACTCGCCTTCACGGGCAAGCAGGGCGACGTCCAGCTGCTTCCCGGTGCCGACGGACCCCGTTGGGTCGTCGGTGTGGGCAAGGGCGATCGACGGCACTTTCGGGCGGCGGGCGCGGCGTTCGTGCGGGCCGCGCACACCTATGCCGACGTGGAAGCCGACTCGGGTGGTCGGCCACCGCTGACCGTGCAGGTCCGCCTGCCCGAGTCGGCTCACGCCGGTGACCACGCGGCGTTCGCGACCGGCGCCGTTCTCGGTGGTTACCGCTACCGCATGACCGAGTCCGATGAACCGATCCGGGTGCGCACGCTGCGCCTGCTCGTGCCCGACGGCGCCGCGGTCGACGAGTACGCGTCCGAGGTAGAGAAGGCCTGCGAGCTCGCCAGTGCCACGGCCCTCGCCCGCGACGTGGCCAACACGCCGTCCAACGTGAAGTCGCCCGACTGGCTCGCGAGGACCGCGGAACGCGTCGCGGACGTCCCTGGGCTCTCCGTCACCGTGCGCGACGAGACCTGGCTGGAGAAGCGCCGGTTCGGGGGCATCCTGGCCGTCGGAGGCGGCTCGGCGAACCCTCCGAGGCTCGTCGAGCTGTCGTACCGGCCGCGCGGCGCGACCGCGCACGTGCTGCTCGTCGGCAAGGGCATCACGTTCGACACCGGCGGGTTGTCGCTGAAGCCGGCGGCGGGCATGCACCTCATGCGCACCGACATGTCCGGTGGCGGTGCCGTCATCGCCGCGATGCGCTCGATCGCCGCGTTGAAGCCCGGCGTGCGGGTCACCGGCCTCGTACCCGCGGCGGAGAACCACGTCTCCGGCTCGTCGTACCGGCCGGGCGACGTGGTCCGGCACTACGGCGGTCGCACCACGCAGGTCGAGAACACCGACGCCGAGGGCCGCATGGTGCTGGCCGACGCGCTCGCGTACGGGATCGAGACCCACCGGCCCGACGTGGTGATCGACGTCGCCACGCTCACCGGCGCCATGAAGGTGGCGCTGGGCCTGCGCACCGGCGGGTTGTTCGCCACCGAGGACACGCTCGCCGAACGACTCCGGGCGGCGGGTGACGAGGTCGGCGAGCAGTGGTGGCGCATGCCGCTGTCCGAGGAACACGCCGAGGCCGTCCGTGCCGACATCGCCGACGTCCGCCAGTGCCCGCCCGGCCCGGGCGGCATCACGGCGGCGTTGTTCCTGCGCGAGTTCACCGACGGTCTGCCGTGGGCGCACCTCGACATCGCGGGTCCCGCGCGGGCCGAGGGTGCCTACGACGAGGTGGTGGCCGGAGGCACCGGTTTCGGCGCGCGCACGCTCGTGGAGTTCGTGACGTCCTACGGGCGCTGA
- a CDS encoding MFS transporter, which translates to MIAGVRESTGRAVSARRVTVSVAAAGICAFSLLYAPQPLLPQLAAEFGLDPGAASLAVSAGTGGLAAAVLPIAVLSEIVGKRPVIVASVLASAVLGLLLPFAPSYEVLLVLRVFQGIAIAGLPGVAAAYLTELLGSAGVAGAVGAMIAGNTVGGMLGRLAAGGATEWLGWHGALAVVGGLALLCAVLAVATLPGIARPPRERAEPIGARLRTVLGGFAQGLRRPVLWAQYGVALLAMGSFVALYNAAGFRLTGEPLGLSPAIASLVFLCYAMGSVSSATAGKFVARFGRMRCLLGGLASTAAGAGLTVADSLAVVIVGFVVFTGGFFAAHAVANAWAAAEAPGQARASASGLYTLSYYVGSSVGGTVGAVVFGRFGWSWLVATVAVWLACAAVGVLVLARSRTA; encoded by the coding sequence GTGATCGCCGGCGTGAGGGAGTCGACCGGACGGGCCGTAAGTGCCCGCCGGGTCACCGTGTCCGTGGCCGCGGCGGGCATCTGCGCCTTCTCGCTGCTCTACGCGCCGCAACCGCTGTTGCCGCAGCTGGCCGCCGAGTTCGGGCTCGATCCCGGTGCCGCGTCCCTCGCCGTGTCGGCGGGGACGGGCGGACTCGCCGCGGCCGTGCTGCCCATCGCGGTGCTCTCGGAGATCGTGGGCAAGCGACCGGTCATCGTCGCCTCCGTGCTGGCGTCGGCCGTGCTGGGCCTGCTCCTGCCGTTCGCGCCGTCGTACGAGGTGCTCCTCGTGCTGCGGGTCTTCCAGGGGATTGCGATCGCGGGCCTGCCCGGGGTCGCCGCGGCGTACCTCACCGAGCTGCTGGGGTCCGCGGGCGTGGCCGGTGCGGTCGGGGCCATGATCGCCGGCAACACGGTCGGCGGGATGCTCGGCCGGTTGGCGGCGGGCGGGGCCACCGAGTGGCTGGGCTGGCACGGGGCCCTCGCCGTCGTCGGCGGCCTCGCGCTGCTCTGCGCCGTGCTCGCCGTCGCCACGCTTCCCGGGATCGCGCGACCTCCTCGGGAGCGAGCCGAGCCGATCGGAGCTCGGCTGCGCACGGTGCTGGGGGGCTTCGCGCAGGGCCTGCGCAGGCCGGTCCTGTGGGCGCAGTACGGCGTGGCGCTGCTGGCGATGGGGTCGTTCGTGGCGTTGTACAACGCGGCGGGTTTCCGGCTCACCGGCGAGCCGCTCGGGCTGAGTCCGGCGATCGCGTCGCTGGTCTTCCTCTGCTACGCGATGGGCTCGGTGTCGTCGGCGACGGCCGGGAAGTTCGTCGCGAGGTTCGGCCGGATGCGCTGCCTGCTCGGTGGGCTCGCGTCGACGGCCGCGGGAGCGGGGCTGACGGTGGCGGACTCGCTCGCCGTGGTGATCGTCGGGTTCGTCGTCTTCACCGGCGGTTTCTTCGCCGCCCACGCCGTCGCCAACGCGTGGGCCGCGGCAGAGGCGCCTGGCCAGGCCCGTGCGTCGGCGTCCGGCCTGTACACGTTGTCGTATTACGTCGGAAGCAGTGTCGGCGGCACCGTGGGTGCGGTCGTCTTCGGGCGGTTCGGGTGGAGCTGGCTTGTCGCCACCGTCGCGGTGTGGCTGGCGTGCGCGGCGGTGGGCGTGCTCGTGCTCGCCCGCTCGCGCACGGCGTAG
- a CDS encoding LysR family transcriptional regulator, with the protein MDEYDGRLTQELAPAATLLRALRRTGNLTKAAAELGIPQPTASRRLAALSATAGTPLTVPDGRGIRLTRAGHLLADAAERALDALEHGVRRVREEIDPESGHVVLGFLHLLGRSLVPGLLRDFRADHPRTRFSLVQGSRQDIVERLVSGDLDLALVAPPPTEAVLEWVVLTEQELFVAVPDDHPLSRRQGVRMSDLSDEVFVMLEHGYGLRQITDELCAAAGFTPTVAFEGQESDTVRGLVAAGLGVALLPAFEPHPPSGVVEIPLAPRVTREIGLAWPSGRPLPPAVARFQEFVRRRAQRP; encoded by the coding sequence ATGGATGAGTATGACGGCCGACTCACCCAGGAGCTGGCGCCGGCGGCCACACTCCTGCGCGCGCTCCGGCGCACCGGCAACCTCACGAAGGCGGCGGCCGAGCTCGGGATCCCCCAACCGACCGCCAGCCGCCGGCTCGCGGCCCTCAGCGCCACCGCCGGCACCCCGCTGACCGTTCCCGACGGGCGAGGCATCCGCCTGACCCGCGCCGGACACCTGCTCGCGGACGCGGCCGAGCGTGCCCTCGACGCTCTCGAACACGGTGTGCGCCGGGTCCGGGAGGAGATCGACCCGGAGTCCGGGCACGTCGTGCTGGGTTTCCTGCACCTGCTCGGCCGGTCGCTCGTGCCCGGCCTGCTGCGCGACTTCCGGGCCGACCACCCGCGCACCCGGTTCAGCCTCGTCCAGGGCTCCCGGCAGGACATCGTCGAGCGCCTCGTCTCGGGGGACCTCGACCTGGCCCTGGTCGCTCCCCCGCCCACGGAGGCGGTGCTGGAATGGGTGGTGCTCACCGAGCAGGAGTTGTTCGTGGCCGTACCGGACGACCACCCGCTCTCTCGCCGGCAGGGCGTCCGGATGAGCGACCTGTCCGACGAGGTGTTCGTGATGCTCGAACACGGCTACGGCCTGCGCCAGATCACCGACGAGCTCTGCGCCGCCGCCGGATTCACCCCGACGGTGGCGTTCGAGGGCCAGGAGTCGGACACCGTGCGGGGACTCGTCGCCGCGGGACTCGGCGTCGCCCTGCTCCCGGCGTTCGAACCGCATCCGCCGTCGGGCGTCGTCGAGATACCGCTCGCTCCGCGGGTGACCCGGGAGATCGGGTTGGCGTGGCCCTCGGGCCGCCCACTGCCGCCCGCCGTGGCGCGCTTCCAGGAGTTCGTCCGCCGCCGCGCTCAGCGCCCGTAG
- a CDS encoding O-methyltransferase, protein MNSETHITGWVDLGEFIEAYLPEDDVLAGARLRAEQLGSPPVSCATGATLSFLAASVQAKAVVEIGTGAGVSGLYLLRGMTPDGVLTSIDIEPEFHRSARRSFLEAGYPAGRTRLIMGRALDVLSRLTTGGYDLVFADAARVEYPGYFDLGVQLLRPGGVIAFHNVLAAGRIADPTRREPELLALRDVARAVREDTRLIPTLLPMGNGLLVAAMTTSTTH, encoded by the coding sequence GTGAACTCCGAGACGCACATCACCGGTTGGGTTGATCTCGGCGAATTCATCGAGGCGTACCTCCCCGAGGACGACGTGCTCGCCGGGGCGCGCCTTCGAGCGGAACAGCTCGGCAGCCCACCGGTGTCGTGCGCCACGGGCGCGACGCTCAGCTTCCTTGCCGCGTCGGTCCAGGCCAAGGCCGTGGTCGAGATCGGCACCGGGGCGGGCGTGAGCGGCCTGTATCTGCTACGGGGGATGACCCCCGACGGCGTGCTCACGTCGATCGACATCGAGCCGGAGTTCCACCGCAGCGCGCGGCGCTCGTTCCTGGAGGCCGGCTATCCGGCGGGGCGGACGCGCCTGATCATGGGCCGAGCCCTGGACGTGCTCTCGCGACTCACCACCGGTGGCTACGACCTCGTGTTCGCCGACGCCGCCCGCGTGGAGTACCCGGGTTACTTCGACCTGGGTGTGCAGCTGCTGCGCCCCGGAGGCGTGATCGCCTTCCACAACGTGCTGGCCGCGGGCCGCATCGCCGACCCGACTCGCCGGGAACCGGAGTTGCTGGCGCTGCGCGACGTGGCGCGCGCCGTGCGCGAGGACACCCGGCTGATCCCGACCCTGCTGCCGATGGGCAACGGGCTGCTGGTGGCCGCGATGACCACCAGCACGACGCACTGA
- a CDS encoding S1C family serine protease, with the protein MSDPATPKQEESGEHRLRPRPIARPPVDPAMAATFGRPKGVDGSFDLLHSRDTEARPQPVLAPPPPPSLAQAFGRQPGDEGVVLQRPGDDKAEPSDHADEPLWTSDADPWRDPGSPAVLGQPALRGAERVDGDVERPTGPLLSLPELLFGRRVKPTALALLGVLALLVGTAGGAVGWGLAAAGDSLTGELNIAEAEAAKERPAGSVAAIAQKVSPAVVSIEVEAGQSGGVGSGVVIDHEGYILTNHHVVSQASRADDAKLTVVFTDGTRLKGAIVGSDPKTDLAVLKVNVQNPVVIEIGDSDALAAGDRVMAIGSPFGLENTVTEGIVSALNRPVTAPGENGDPPVTYDAIQTDAAINPGNSGGALVDSTGALVGINSMIRTAGSAGEGGSIGLGFAIPINQAIDISDSLVRNGSVKHASLGVNAASVSANTSQGAQVRNVEPNGPAARAGIAEGDVVVKVGDRRVRNAAELTVAVREHEIGQSVPVQVVREGRQLTVDVTLGSD; encoded by the coding sequence ATGAGCGATCCAGCCACGCCGAAGCAGGAGGAGTCCGGGGAACATCGGCTCCGGCCGCGCCCGATCGCGCGCCCACCGGTGGACCCGGCGATGGCGGCGACGTTCGGCAGGCCGAAAGGCGTGGACGGTTCGTTCGACCTGCTGCACTCTCGGGACACGGAGGCTCGACCACAACCGGTCCTCGCTCCGCCGCCCCCGCCGTCGCTCGCGCAAGCGTTCGGCCGGCAGCCGGGCGACGAGGGCGTGGTCCTGCAGCGGCCCGGTGACGACAAAGCCGAGCCGTCGGACCACGCCGACGAGCCGCTGTGGACCTCCGACGCCGATCCCTGGCGCGATCCCGGTTCGCCCGCTGTGCTCGGCCAGCCCGCCCTCCGTGGCGCCGAACGCGTCGACGGCGACGTCGAGCGGCCGACCGGCCCACTGCTCAGCCTGCCCGAGCTCCTGTTCGGTCGACGGGTCAAGCCGACGGCGCTGGCGTTGCTGGGTGTCCTCGCGTTACTGGTCGGAACCGCCGGTGGCGCCGTGGGCTGGGGCCTCGCCGCGGCCGGGGACTCCCTGACCGGTGAGCTGAACATCGCCGAGGCCGAGGCCGCCAAGGAACGTCCCGCGGGATCCGTCGCCGCGATCGCGCAGAAGGTGTCTCCCGCGGTCGTCTCCATCGAGGTGGAGGCGGGCCAGTCCGGGGGCGTAGGGTCCGGCGTCGTCATCGACCACGAGGGCTACATCCTCACCAACCACCACGTCGTGTCGCAGGCCTCCCGCGCCGACGACGCGAAGCTCACGGTGGTCTTCACCGACGGGACCCGGCTCAAGGGGGCCATCGTCGGGTCGGACCCGAAGACCGACCTCGCCGTCCTCAAGGTGAACGTCCAGAACCCCGTGGTGATCGAGATCGGTGACTCCGACGCCCTCGCCGCCGGCGACCGGGTGATGGCCATCGGCTCGCCCTTCGGCCTCGAGAACACGGTGACCGAAGGCATCGTGAGTGCCCTGAACAGGCCTGTCACCGCGCCGGGCGAGAACGGGGACCCGCCGGTGACCTACGACGCCATCCAGACCGACGCGGCGATCAACCCGGGTAACTCGGGCGGGGCGCTGGTCGACTCCACCGGCGCACTCGTCGGCATCAACTCGATGATCCGCACCGCGGGCAGTGCGGGTGAGGGCGGCAGCATCGGCCTGGGCTTCGCCATCCCGATCAACCAGGCCATCGACATCAGCGACTCGCTCGTGCGCAACGGCAGCGTCAAGCACGCGTCGCTGGGCGTCAACGCCGCGTCCGTGTCGGCGAACACGTCGCAGGGAGCGCAGGTGCGCAACGTCGAGCCGAACGGTCCGGCCGCCAGGGCTGGGATCGCGGAAGGCGACGTCGTGGTGAAGGTCGGCGATCGGCGAGTGCGGAACGCGGCGGAGCTCACCGTGGCGGTGCGCGAGCACGAGATCGGCCAGTCGGTGCCGGTTCAGGTGGTACGGGAGGGACGTCAGCTCACCGTCGATGTAACCCTGGGTTCGGATTGA
- the sigE gene encoding RNA polymerase sigma factor SigE produces MEVPQLPKDSTQTAPVLVDDEVTWTPPTWDEVVRQHADRVYRLAYRLTGNAHDAEDLTQETFIRVFRSLASYKPGTFEGWLHRITTNLFLDMARRRARVRMENLPEDTDRIVGDGPSPEQVYSDTHLDPDLQAALDELPPEFRAAVVLCDVEGLSYEEIGATLGVKLGTVRSRIHRGRQALKSSLERRRALKQEATV; encoded by the coding sequence ATGGAGGTGCCTCAGCTGCCAAAGGACAGCACGCAGACCGCTCCGGTTCTGGTGGACGACGAGGTCACGTGGACACCGCCGACCTGGGACGAGGTCGTCCGGCAACACGCCGACCGGGTGTACCGGCTCGCGTACCGGCTGACCGGTAACGCCCACGACGCCGAGGACCTCACCCAGGAGACGTTCATCCGGGTGTTCCGGTCGCTCGCGTCGTACAAGCCCGGAACGTTCGAGGGCTGGCTGCACCGCATCACCACCAACTTGTTCCTGGACATGGCGCGACGTCGCGCGCGGGTTCGCATGGAGAACCTGCCGGAGGACACCGACCGCATCGTCGGCGACGGTCCGAGCCCGGAGCAGGTGTACTCCGACACCCACCTCGACCCTGATCTCCAGGCTGCGTTGGACGAGCTGCCGCCGGAGTTCCGGGCCGCCGTGGTCCTCTGCGACGTGGAAGGTTTGTCTTACGAGGAGATCGGTGCCACGCTCGGCGTTAAGCTCGGGACGGTTCGTAGCCGGATCCACCGAGGCCGGCAGGCTCTGAAGTCTTCCCTCGAGCGCCGACGTGCGCTCAAACAGGAGGCAACGGTATGA